From Salvia splendens isolate huo1 chromosome 16, SspV2, whole genome shotgun sequence, a single genomic window includes:
- the LOC121772000 gene encoding serine/threonine-protein kinase SAPK1-like isoform X2, protein MEMERYDILKDLGSGNFGVAKLVKDKWSGELFAVKYIERGKKIDEHVQREIMNHRSLRHPNIIRFKEVLLTPTHLAIVMEYAAGGELFERICNAGRFSEDEQICHRDLKLENTLLDGSPAPRLKICDFGYSKSAVLHSQPKSTVGTPAYIAPEVLSTKEYDGKIADVWSCGVTLYVMLVGAYPFEDPDDPRNFKKTINRILNVHYSIPDYVRISNECKHLLSRIFVSDPEKRITIPEIKKHPWFLKNLPIEFMEGEEANLEMINSDNYSTQSIEEALTAIQEATRTSDAPKPGGLVLEGSMDLDDIDTDEDIDEVETSGDFVCAM, encoded by the exons atggaaatggaaagATATGATATTTTGAAGGATTTGGGATCTGGGAATTTTGGTGTGGCTAAGCTTGTGAAGGATAAATGGAGTGGTGAGCTCTTTGCTGTTAAGTACATTGAAAGGGGTAAAAAg ATTGATGAGCATGTTCAGAGGGAAATCATGAATCATAGGTCACTCAGACACCCCAATATTATCAGATTTAAAGAG GTATTGCTGACTCCAACCCATCTAGCCATAGTAATGGAATACGCAGCGGGAGGAGAGCTCTTCGAGCGAATATGCAATGCCGGGAGATTCAGTGAAGACGAG CAAATTTGCCATAGAGATCTCAAGCTTGAAAACACATTGTTGGATGGGAGCCCGGCGCCCCGCCTCAAGATATGTGACTTCGGTTATTCTAAG TCGGCTGTGTTGCATTCTCAACCTAAGTCGACGGTCGGAACGCCAGCTTATATCGCGCCTGAGGTGTTGTCGACGAAAGAATACGACGGCAAG ATTGCAGATGTTTGGTCATGTGGTGTTACACTATATGTGATGCTAGTTGGTGCATATCCATTTGAAGATCCTGATGATCCAAGGAATTTCAAGAAAACAATAAAT CGCATACTCAACGTCCATTATTCCATCCCCGACTACGTCAGAATCTCCAACGAATGCAAACATCTTTTATCTCGAATATTTGTTTCTGATCCTGAAAAG AGAATAACCATTCcagaaataaagaaacaccCTTGGTTTCTAAAGAACCTTCCAATTGAATTCATGGAAGGAGAAGAAGCTAATTTGGAGATGATAAATTCAGACAACTACTCTACTCAAAGTATTGAAGAGGCATTGACAGCCATACAAGAAGCTACGAGAACTTCCGACGCCCCTAAACCGGGCGGTCTGGTACTCGAAGGGAGCATGGATCTCGATGACATCGACACCGATGAAGATATAGATGAGGTAGAGACAAGTGGGGATTTTGTGTGTGCAATGTGA
- the LOC121772000 gene encoding serine/threonine-protein kinase SAPK2-like isoform X1, which translates to MEMERYDILKDLGSGNFGVAKLVKDKWSGELFAVKYIERGKKIDEHVQREIMNHRSLRHPNIIRFKEVLLTPTHLAIVMEYAAGGELFERICNAGRFSEDEARFFFQQLISGVSCCHSMQICHRDLKLENTLLDGSPAPRLKICDFGYSKSAVLHSQPKSTVGTPAYIAPEVLSTKEYDGKIADVWSCGVTLYVMLVGAYPFEDPDDPRNFKKTINRILNVHYSIPDYVRISNECKHLLSRIFVSDPEKRITIPEIKKHPWFLKNLPIEFMEGEEANLEMINSDNYSTQSIEEALTAIQEATRTSDAPKPGGLVLEGSMDLDDIDTDEDIDEVETSGDFVCAM; encoded by the exons atggaaatggaaagATATGATATTTTGAAGGATTTGGGATCTGGGAATTTTGGTGTGGCTAAGCTTGTGAAGGATAAATGGAGTGGTGAGCTCTTTGCTGTTAAGTACATTGAAAGGGGTAAAAAg ATTGATGAGCATGTTCAGAGGGAAATCATGAATCATAGGTCACTCAGACACCCCAATATTATCAGATTTAAAGAG GTATTGCTGACTCCAACCCATCTAGCCATAGTAATGGAATACGCAGCGGGAGGAGAGCTCTTCGAGCGAATATGCAATGCCGGGAGATTCAGTGAAGACGAG GCAAGATTTTTCTTCCAACAGCTGATATCTGGAGTCAGTTGTTGCCATTCCATG CAAATTTGCCATAGAGATCTCAAGCTTGAAAACACATTGTTGGATGGGAGCCCGGCGCCCCGCCTCAAGATATGTGACTTCGGTTATTCTAAG TCGGCTGTGTTGCATTCTCAACCTAAGTCGACGGTCGGAACGCCAGCTTATATCGCGCCTGAGGTGTTGTCGACGAAAGAATACGACGGCAAG ATTGCAGATGTTTGGTCATGTGGTGTTACACTATATGTGATGCTAGTTGGTGCATATCCATTTGAAGATCCTGATGATCCAAGGAATTTCAAGAAAACAATAAAT CGCATACTCAACGTCCATTATTCCATCCCCGACTACGTCAGAATCTCCAACGAATGCAAACATCTTTTATCTCGAATATTTGTTTCTGATCCTGAAAAG AGAATAACCATTCcagaaataaagaaacaccCTTGGTTTCTAAAGAACCTTCCAATTGAATTCATGGAAGGAGAAGAAGCTAATTTGGAGATGATAAATTCAGACAACTACTCTACTCAAAGTATTGAAGAGGCATTGACAGCCATACAAGAAGCTACGAGAACTTCCGACGCCCCTAAACCGGGCGGTCTGGTACTCGAAGGGAGCATGGATCTCGATGACATCGACACCGATGAAGATATAGATGAGGTAGAGACAAGTGGGGATTTTGTGTGTGCAATGTGA